A DNA window from Bdellovibrionota bacterium contains the following coding sequences:
- a CDS encoding response regulator produces MSSKILLVGSDAEATREVRNLLTLNKLYKVIQAADGHEAVRKLSQDKMNLIMCDMDILTEEKMNVVKNFRGLGYGCPVIMLSRAIAPKAHELLKTFPKSVIMEKPFEHKHFFGVISKLLEGREVPQQSHKRFYTNQETVVEQIGKNKQYECSMLNLSKGGAYLEIADAAADVRGIVKMKVSLNEVDKQYEVNARVVWNSKSSIWGKGQGVGVEFIQAKDVYRNLLNNL; encoded by the coding sequence ATGAGTTCAAAAATTCTACTGGTGGGCAGCGATGCAGAAGCAACAAGAGAAGTTAGAAATCTTTTAACATTGAATAAACTCTATAAGGTTATTCAAGCTGCTGACGGCCATGAAGCTGTTAGAAAATTATCACAAGATAAGATGAATCTTATTATGTGTGATATGGATATTCTTACAGAAGAAAAAATGAACGTCGTAAAAAACTTTAGAGGGTTGGGTTATGGCTGCCCAGTTATAATGTTGTCACGTGCAATTGCTCCAAAGGCCCATGAACTTTTAAAGACATTTCCAAAATCTGTAATTATGGAAAAGCCATTCGAGCACAAGCATTTTTTTGGGGTGATCAGTAAGCTTTTGGAAGGTAGAGAAGTTCCTCAGCAATCCCACAAGAGATTCTATACAAACCAAGAAACTGTCGTAGAGCAAATTGGTAAAAATAAACAATACGAATGTTCTATGTTAAACCTCTCTAAAGGTGGCGCTTATCTTGAAATCGCAGACGCAGCGGCAGATGTGCGTGGCATTGTTAAAATGAAAGTTAGCCTTAATGAAGTGGACAAACAATACGAAGTGAATGCAAGAGTGGTTTGGAATTCAAAGAGCTCCATTTGGGGTAAGGGTCAGGGTGTAGGCGTAGAATTTATCCAAGCAAAAGATGTTTATCGAAATCTTCTTAACAATCTTTGA
- a CDS encoding enoyl-CoA hydratase/isomerase family protein, giving the protein MKSLKYFRIEVREKILIAYFDNSAQSNCFGIACAKELQKIIKHVKKDKIEGLLLTSDQRVFCSGGNLSDYAKLKNKAQGIKINKEITKILNEFNKMPVPTICLVTGDCLGGGIEWISAFDTVYATPSALFGMWQRRIGLSWGWGGGHRLKLRVSKKNLMNLLLNANNFSSYQAQELGLIDAIYTNELIFEKGLDFLKKQRDLPKIPFIKIKSGDIKHEQKIFQSLWMNPEHQRLLRRFR; this is encoded by the coding sequence ATGAAAAGCCTTAAGTACTTTAGAATCGAAGTTCGAGAAAAAATACTTATCGCTTATTTTGATAATTCTGCGCAATCCAACTGTTTTGGAATTGCGTGCGCGAAAGAACTGCAAAAAATCATCAAGCATGTGAAAAAAGATAAAATCGAAGGATTACTTCTGACTTCAGATCAGAGAGTTTTTTGCTCTGGCGGAAATCTTAGCGACTACGCAAAACTCAAAAACAAAGCCCAAGGCATTAAAATCAATAAAGAGATTACAAAGATTCTAAATGAGTTCAATAAAATGCCAGTGCCGACAATCTGCTTAGTGACCGGAGATTGCCTCGGTGGCGGCATTGAATGGATCTCTGCATTTGACACTGTCTACGCAACACCTTCTGCATTGTTCGGTATGTGGCAACGTCGCATTGGTCTTTCTTGGGGCTGGGGAGGCGGACATCGCCTTAAACTGCGTGTTTCGAAAAAGAACTTAATGAATCTACTCTTGAATGCGAACAATTTCTCGAGCTACCAAGCACAAGAATTAGGATTGATCGATGCGATTTACACGAATGAATTGATTTTTGAAAAGGGATTGGATTTTTTAAAAAAGCAAAGAGACCTTCCAAAGATCCCTTTTATTAAAATTAAGTCCGGCGATATCAAGCATGAACAAAAAATCTTCCAGTCCCTGTGGATGAATCCTGAACATCAAAGATTGTTAAGAAGATTTCGATAA
- a CDS encoding phytochelatin synthase family protein — protein MTLKFKILIYILISAISLNVHAKSLCASLFDENLEQYVRVSPEVLAHPIKLLSDNYDAREFVQSKFKIIFKKFLASQMIDAKIAINLSPKGTLHVVSRGLTKIQHDELMKFIEREQIDHLLAGIPNFLRNKYFEVKIDKKENGQHTVTSETKFSWQLSFEIDSQLRSGFAIENNPATDLKRIRPFIERSSLSAYPIRTDLLSQRRSQDTLVTCGLSSLAQVLNAKGIPVGERELLGLTESLGIKTKADIFGNHPGLELSQLAQLITQLRKSYNFTVTMRKMESEEDAAKFNEMVRRSSEGLAKVDIIVNYHSPEIGRPGHGHFSPVAGFDIRTNELLVSETNLTANPPFWIDLSAMLNAMKASAHSAEGPRGYIVIEWK, from the coding sequence ATGACCCTAAAATTTAAAATATTAATCTATATTTTAATATCTGCGATATCTCTGAATGTCCATGCAAAGTCTTTGTGTGCGAGTTTATTTGATGAAAATTTAGAGCAATATGTACGTGTTAGCCCCGAGGTATTGGCTCATCCTATAAAACTGCTATCTGACAATTACGATGCACGTGAATTTGTTCAATCTAAATTTAAAATAATATTCAAAAAATTTTTAGCATCACAAATGATAGATGCCAAAATAGCGATTAATCTCTCCCCCAAAGGTACGCTGCATGTGGTTTCCAGGGGTTTAACGAAAATTCAACACGATGAGCTAATGAAGTTTATAGAGAGAGAACAGATAGATCATCTTTTGGCGGGAATTCCCAATTTCCTTCGTAATAAATATTTTGAGGTTAAAATTGATAAAAAAGAAAATGGCCAACACACGGTCACCAGTGAAACAAAATTTTCTTGGCAATTGAGTTTTGAGATTGATAGCCAATTGCGAAGTGGATTTGCAATAGAAAATAATCCTGCCACGGATTTGAAGAGAATTCGTCCTTTTATTGAAAGGTCTTCTTTGTCTGCATATCCTATTCGTACAGATTTATTGAGCCAAAGGCGAAGCCAAGATACTTTGGTAACGTGCGGATTATCTTCCCTTGCCCAAGTTTTAAATGCGAAAGGGATTCCTGTGGGCGAAAGAGAGCTTTTGGGACTTACAGAATCTTTAGGCATAAAAACGAAGGCCGACATTTTTGGTAATCACCCTGGCCTTGAATTATCACAACTTGCACAATTAATAACTCAATTACGAAAGAGTTATAATTTTACGGTTACGATGAGAAAAATGGAAAGTGAAGAGGATGCTGCCAAATTTAATGAAATGGTGAGAAGAAGCAGTGAAGGCCTCGCTAAAGTGGATATCATTGTAAACTATCATTCTCCTGAAATTGGAAGACCAGGGCATGGGCATTTTTCTCCCGTTGCCGGATTTGATATTAGAACCAATGAACTTTTGGTTAGTGAAACAAACCTTACTGCAAATCCTCCGTTTTGGATTGATCTAAGTGCTATGTTAAATGCGATGAAAGCATCGGCGCATAGTGCGGAGGGTCCGCGAGGTTATATCGTAATTGAATGGAAATGA
- a CDS encoding ferredoxin gives MPNKSEKWKENKPGKFYVDQSCISCDACVCAAPDNFTMNDEDGHAFITKQPGTAQEEEACKEAMEGCPVEAIGNDGEE, from the coding sequence ATGCCTAACAAATCAGAAAAATGGAAAGAAAACAAACCAGGTAAGTTCTATGTGGATCAATCCTGCATATCTTGCGACGCTTGCGTTTGCGCAGCTCCTGATAACTTCACTATGAATGATGAAGATGGGCATGCTTTTATCACAAAACAGCCTGGGACAGCTCAAGAAGAAGAAGCGTGCAAAGAAGCAATGGAAGGTTGCCCGGTTGAGGCAATCGGAAACGATGGCGAAGAGTAA
- a CDS encoding GNAT family N-acetyltransferase, with the protein MDKIQGNNTLIAHAPTQEEYKDLVKFLDQNLRPQNKWSITSEYPTALNQENIHNLRIITEGNQVLSHAALKPHIIKTPVAIFKAGAIGSVVTHDKYRNQGLSRTVLNDCIDLARKQDCDFAILWTNLHEFYQKIGFALAGYEINLAIDSNFDVTRDTQYKILKTPNVDPMALHKLMSQHTVSTFRNPDEVRKYLNIPNSNVYTLWEANGALGAYCVEGKGADLGGYIHEWGGGVSKIMQLLKFIQEDQKREIKIIAPNHSQNLIDECVEKGAIRTEGFLGMIKLINEEAFFKKIHRHARMDLGITNLVLEKQGDEYWFGTTSQYLNTKDPIDIIPLMFGPTKISDVKGFEPSTVQVLEKIFPMPFWLGGWDSI; encoded by the coding sequence ATGGATAAAATTCAAGGTAACAACACACTCATAGCTCATGCCCCAACCCAAGAAGAGTACAAAGATTTAGTAAAATTCTTGGACCAAAACTTACGCCCACAAAACAAGTGGTCCATCACCTCGGAGTATCCGACGGCTCTAAATCAAGAAAATATCCATAACCTCCGGATAATTACGGAAGGAAATCAGGTTTTATCTCACGCAGCCCTCAAGCCTCACATCATCAAAACTCCTGTGGCGATCTTTAAAGCTGGAGCCATCGGTAGCGTAGTGACTCATGATAAATACCGAAATCAAGGACTTTCAAGGACAGTACTCAATGACTGCATTGACCTGGCCAGAAAACAAGATTGTGACTTTGCAATTCTTTGGACCAACCTTCATGAATTCTATCAAAAAATCGGATTCGCCTTGGCTGGGTACGAAATCAATCTAGCAATTGATTCAAACTTTGATGTAACACGAGATACTCAATATAAAATTCTTAAAACTCCCAATGTTGATCCCATGGCACTGCACAAACTTATGAGCCAACATACGGTTTCTACTTTTAGAAATCCTGATGAAGTAAGGAAATATTTAAATATTCCAAATTCGAATGTGTACACTCTTTGGGAAGCCAATGGAGCCCTTGGAGCTTATTGCGTCGAAGGAAAAGGCGCTGACCTTGGTGGCTACATCCACGAGTGGGGCGGCGGGGTTTCTAAAATCATGCAGCTTCTAAAGTTTATTCAAGAAGATCAAAAAAGAGAGATCAAAATCATTGCCCCTAATCACTCGCAAAACCTCATCGATGAGTGCGTAGAAAAAGGTGCCATTAGAACTGAAGGGTTCTTAGGAATGATCAAATTGATCAACGAAGAAGCCTTTTTCAAAAAAATTCATAGACACGCCAGAATGGATCTTGGGATTACAAATTTAGTTCTAGAAAAACAAGGTGATGAGTATTGGTTTGGTACAACATCGCAATATCTCAATACGAAAGATCCGATCGATATTATTCCTTTGATGTTTGGGCCAACAAAAATTTCTGATGTGAAGGGGTTTGAACCTTCGACAGTTCAAGTTTTAGAAAAAATATTTCCAATGCCTTTTTGGCTAGGCGGATGGGATTCAATATAA
- the nth gene encoding endonuclease III has translation MAKSKESFSEKHKRVKKIISLLAKEYPDAHCALDHENAFQLLLATILSAQCTDERVNKVTPALFKRFPTPQSYLKADILEIEEFVRTTGFFKNKAKNIKGCAEQLVAKHKGEVPQTMEELHALPGVGRKTANVVLGNIFGIPGMVVDTHVTRLSNRMGFVKGTDAVKLELELQKLVPEKDWTMYSHYLITHGRAICTARNPDCKNCFLNKNCPQLPYSK, from the coding sequence ATGGCGAAGAGTAAAGAATCTTTCTCTGAAAAACACAAACGCGTTAAAAAAATCATCTCACTTCTAGCAAAAGAATATCCAGATGCACACTGTGCTCTTGATCACGAAAATGCGTTTCAACTTTTATTAGCAACAATTTTATCCGCGCAATGTACAGATGAACGTGTGAATAAAGTGACGCCGGCATTGTTCAAAAGATTTCCGACACCGCAAAGTTATTTGAAGGCAGATATTTTGGAAATCGAAGAGTTTGTGCGTACGACTGGATTTTTCAAAAATAAAGCTAAGAATATCAAGGGTTGTGCAGAGCAATTGGTAGCAAAACACAAAGGCGAAGTTCCGCAAACTATGGAAGAGCTTCATGCGCTTCCAGGAGTGGGCAGAAAAACGGCCAATGTTGTACTGGGAAATATTTTTGGAATTCCGGGAATGGTGGTCGATACGCACGTAACAAGACTTTCTAACCGCATGGGTTTTGTTAAAGGAACGGACGCTGTGAAGCTGGAATTGGAACTTCAAAAACTAGTTCCCGAAAAAGATTGGACCATGTACTCACATTACTTGATCACCCACGGAAGAGCGATATGTACCGCAAGAAATCCTGACTGCAAAAATTGTTTTCTCAACAAAAATTGCCCGCAATTGCCTTATTCCAAGTAA